The Corynebacterium felinum DNA segment ATTAATTAAAAACGTGGAGGGGATGGAGCAGTGCCACCCTAGCAAAGACTCAATAGAGCCCTACTTGTCGTCGTCGGTAGACAGTGCCGCAACGAAGGCTTCCTGCGGCACGGAGACAGAGCCGAGTGCCTTCATGCGCTTCTTGCCTTCCTTCTGCTTTTCCAGAAGCTTGCGCTTACGCGAAATATCGCCGCCGTAACACTTCGCGGTCACGTCCTTACGCATCGCGCGAATATTCTCACGAGCAATCACCTTCGAACCAATCGCAGCCTGGATCGGCACCTCAAACTGCTGGCGAGGAATCAGCTCCTTGAGCTTCTTCGTCATCTTATTGCCATACCACTGGGCCGAATCGCGGTGCACAATCGCCGAAAACGCATCCACAGGATCACCATTAAGCAGAATATCCACCTTCACCAGGTTCGCCTCCTGCTCACCAGCATCCTCATAGTTGAGGGAGGCATAGCCCTTGGTGCGCGACTTCAACGAATCGAAGAAGTCAAAAATGATCTCACCCAACGGCATCGTGTAGCGCAACTCCACACGATCCTCAGACAAGTAATCCATGCCGCCCATGATGCCGCGCTTCGACTGGCACAACTCCATCGTGGTGCCCACAAAATCGCTCGGCACAATAATGGTGGTCTTCACCACCGGCTCCCACACCTCACGCAACTTACCGCCAGGCCAGTCGGAAGGATTATGCACATGAATTTCCTCCCCGCCCTCAGTAACCACGCGGTACGACACCGACGGTGCGGTCGAAATCAGGTCAAGGCCGAACTCGCGCTCAAGACGGTCGCGGGTAATCTCCATGTGCAGAAGACCCAAGAAGCCACAGCGGAAACCAAAGCCCAAGGCCACAGACGTTTCCGGCTCCCACGAGAGGGAGGCGTCGTTAAGCTGCAGCTTTTCTAAGGCCTCACGCAAATCAGGGAAATCCGCCTGGGAAATCGGGAACAAGCCCGAATACACCATCGGCTTCGGCTCAGCATAACCCTTCAACGGATCAGTAGCACCGTGCTGTGCCCAAGTGACAGTATCGCCCACCTTCGACTGGCGCACATCCTTCACACCCGTGATCAAATAGCCCACCTCACCAGGGCCTAGGCCCTCGCACTTCTTCGGAGTGGGTGAGACAATGCCGATCTCCAGCAACTCGTGCACAGCACCAGTCGACATCATCTTGATCTTCTGGCGTGGGGTGAGCTTGCCATCGATCATACGAATATAGGTCACCACGCCACGGTAGGTGTCGTAAACCGAGTCGAAAATCATGGCACGGGCAGGCGCATCAGCAGGCGCATCCGTGGTGGGGGCAGGAATTAACTCCGCCACCTTATCCAGCAACAGCTCCACACCCTCACCGGTCTTGCCTGATACGCGCAGCACATCTTCCGGCTCACAGCCAAGAATATTTGCGATTTCCAGCGAATACTTCTCCGGATCAGCAGCAGGCAAGTCAATTTTGTTCAGCACCGGAATGATCTCCAGATCATTTTCCATCGCCAGGTACAGGTTGGCCAGTGTCTGCGCTTCGATGCCCTGGGCGGCGTCGACAAGCAAAATTGCACCTTCGCACGCCTCAAGCGCGCGGGACACCTCGTACGTGAAGTCCACGTGACCGGGCGTATCAATCATCTGCATCACAATTTCCTCACCCGCGTGCGGGCCGGTGCGAGGAACCCACGGCAGACGCACGTTTTGGGCTTTAATGGTGATGCCGCGTTCGCGCTCAATGTCCATGTTGTCCAAGTACTGATCGCGCATGTCACGCGCATCTACCACGTTCGAAAATTGCAAAATGCGGTCGGCAAGAGTCGATTTTCCGTGGTCAATGTGCGCGATGATGCAGAAGTTTCGGATCTTGGATAGATCCGTAAACGTCTTCTCCGCGAAATTCTTGGCCATTCATATCCCTTTCGTGAACGTTAATCCCCTCAACATTACCCCATTTCTCCCCGATCACTTTAGCCGGGAATTTCAGGTGCACTCGCGCAGGTAGCAGCAAAGTTTTCTTTCCAAACTTGCTCCCAGACACGCGAAGTTTATTAAGGTTGGTTTCATGAACACCTCACGCACACCCCGTCGCGGTCTGTTTCGTCGACTGCGTTCGGCACTCAGACGCGATGAGGTGCGCACGCTTGACGACGGCCTGATCACGCTCTCCGCACGCCTCGGGTTGCATGACGCTGATGAAGTGGCACAGAAAAAAACCCTCGCCGCCGACTTTCAAGTCATCGACACCGACTCCTGCCCACGCAGTATCTTCTACGCCCCCAACATGGACGGGCAAGTCGACCCCGGCGAAGTAGTGTTCCTTTTCGTGCCCGGCGAAACCCCCGCCGATGAACCCATCGAACGCGCCATCGTTGTGGTAGCCCGCAGCGGTGACCAAGTCGCGGGCCTGCTCACCTCCCCCAACCCCGAGCATGCGAGTAAAGAAACCTGGATCGATATCGGCGCTGGCCCGTGGGATCCCGCTGGGCGGCAATCATGGGCGTGCTTAGACAAAGTGATTCGCGTTCCCGAACTCGCTATTCGACGCCAAGGTGCGGTAATCCCGCAACGGCGCTTTAGCCGGATTGCCAACAAGCTTCGCTCCGAATACGGCTGGGCCTAAGCACGCCGCCTCGTTCCTCACCCTGGTATACATCAAAGCTTCAGGGGCTTGTGCGAAGGGTGTTGCAAGTTTTTTCTGAGACTGTGCTTGATTTGGGACAGTTTGGGCTGCTAAGCTTTTTCCTCGTTGTCCAATGCAACAACACTCATTACAGGTGGCATCAGCCACATGGCGGTCAGGACCTTGGGATCGTTTTCTAAAGTCTGATGCTAGTAGCGGCCTAGAGTGAATCTTTTCTACAAGATCCAAGAGGTATTTGAAAATGGCAAACATCAAGTCCCAGAAGAAGCGCATCCTCACCAACGAGAAGCGTCGTCAGCGTAACCAGGCTGTTCGTTCCGCAGTTCGTACCGAGATCCGCAAGTTCCGTGCACTGGTCGCCGCTGGCGACAAGGCTGGCGCTGAGGTTCAGCTGCGTGCTGCTTCCCGCGCTCTGGACAAGTCTGTCACCAAGGGTGTCTTCCACCGCAACAACGCGGCTAACAAGAAGTCCCGCATGGCTGCAGCCCTGAACAAGATGGCTTAATCTTTTTCAATCAAAAATCTCGCCGTGGAGAAAATTCTTCTCCCCGGCGAGATTTTTTATATACCCCCCAGTGAGTTTTCTGCGTATAAAACGTTGGCCAGTGGTTTTAGGGGCGTGGCGGGTGGAATCTCAAGCCCAAGCACCCGAGGAACGAGGTGGTGTGTTCAGAGTGGTGAAAATCGCGTTGGTCTTCAACACCTGCGTGCTTGTGTGTTGAGTATTGCTTTAAGTTTCGATCACGATCTATTCACAAGATCACAGTCGCACGTTGTGCGCTTTAAAGATCCTTTAGGATGTCCGCATTCTCATTGTCTCTGTAGTGGAAAACTAGGTCTACCTTCGCAGCGTGCAGCGTGGTGTGCGTAACTTTCAGTCTCACATTCCTTTGGCTCAGAAGTCGGATTGTCACTCACGCGCGTGACGTTGAGCGTATCTCATCTGTGTTTGCGTGTGCATTGGTAGCGCTGTTCTTGGTAGGGGGCAAGGCGGCTTTGCTGTGTATAAGAGAAATATTAATTCGACATAGAGCAAGTGCTACCCATAAAACCGCAGGTCAATTTTTCTTGTGTTTGCTGAAAGTCGAATCAGTATTTTTGAATCAATCTCCACGTATTCATAGGTATGCTGTTCGGTTGTGGTGCGCAGGGCTTTTCCCACCCAATCGCGTCGATCATGCATCAGTGCGCTGTCGGTGCTTGAGCCTTCTTTTCACACTGCATTCTCCTGATCGGAAAACCTCACTGATGAACATTGCCAAATTCTGTATCAGCTATAGGCTAGAAATCGATATGGTGAATAAGCGTCTTAATCATGCGCTTTATCGTTGTCAGTATTCACCGATTTTTTCTACAGTCCCCCATGAAAAATCTGCGCACTGTGATCATCGCAGCAACCACTGTGTGTGCACTTAGCACCAGCTCAGTTGGTGTAGCCACGGCTGCTCCCCCACCACCATCACAGGTTGTTGGTCAGATCCATCCAACACCGAGCGTGGAATACACCCAGCAAGGAAATGACCCACTGTTTATGCTCAAGGCATTTCTGTCCGGCGCCAGCGTTATTGCCCTTGGGGCTGTAGCAGCCATTGATGTGTTAGGGCTGCTGCTCAAGCCAGTCATCGACCACCTTTCTTCCGTGGTTTTCCCCCGTCGCTAAACATTGCGTGTAGTGCATTGGGGTTCATTGAACCAAAAAGTGTCGGGTGTCATAAGGCTATCCCTTTTGACACCCGACACTTTTACTGTTCGTACTCCTAGAAGAAACTTGCCGCCCCATTAACAGCCAACGTGGAACCAGCGATCACGAAAAACGCGCCGGAACCAAGATCAACAAACGGACCTGCTTTCATAAACAGCCGACGCACTGGCGACGTCGATAAGGCAAGCACAATCGCACCAAACCCAAGCAACGTGGTACTCGCAATCGCAGCAATCACCAACGCTGCCACCCCGAAACTTGGGTTCGGTGGCATCAGCGGGGCAATAATTGCCGCAAAATACAGCACCACTTTTGGATTCGACAGATTCGTTGCCACACCTTGGCGGTAACAATGCCCCACCGTGCCTAACAACACATCTAAATCAAGATCAGGGTTGAAACCGTCGCGGAACTGGGCGCGCGCCGATACGATCATCCCGCGACCCATCCACACCAGCCACAAACCACCCACAAGCTGAATCACACCCACCAACGCGGGATAGGCCGTAAGCAGTGCGGCCGCACCAAAAACAGTCAACGACACCCACAACAACAAGCCCGTCGAAATGCCACACACGCTCGCTAAAGCGTGCTTGCGCGAACGGGTTGCAATGCGGGTAAGCAAGAAAATATCGGGACCTGGCGTCATCATGCCCACTAAATTAAGCATGATCAAAGTCCCTAACTGGGCTAAAGGCATCAGAAAAGACTGGCTTAGGCGTTGCTCAATCGCTGAGCAAGTTCAGCATTACCAAACATATTCGCGCAATCGATAGCAGTCGGATGCCCGGCGCGTGGGTCGGCCCCAGCCGCCAGCAACGCTTCGATGACTGCCTCTTCTTTCTTGAAAATTGCCCCAGCCAGCGGCGACTGGCCACGATCGTTGAGCTGGTTGACATCAGCGCCGAGCTCAGCCAGTTGCGTGACCACGTCGGCGTGCCCATTGTAGGCAGCCAGCATCAGCAGTGTATTGCCTTCGTGGTTGGTCAGGTTGGGGCTCAGGCCCGCCTGGATGTACTGGGCGAGACGATCGGCAGCACCGTCCCCGCCGGTGCGTGCAAGGGTGAAGAGCTCGGTGACAAAAGCTTGGAGGTCTTCGGGGAGATCCTCGTTGGTATGTGGAGTAGAAAATTCAGCCATAATTTTTTCATCATAGGAAGCTATCCCGCTAGTTGTGAAATCCGGCGCACTGCATCTTCTAATGCGAAGGCCGGATCGCCGCCTTGTCCTTTCACTGCCGCGTCGAGATCTGCCACGATAATCACGGCTTCGCTGACGGCATCGCCCGACCATCGGCGTGCCAGGTGAGCTGTCTTTTCAAGAATAAATGGTGCCATTCCCAGCTTGCCGGCCAAAGAGATGTGGGGTTTGCCGCGGGTGGAATACAACCGTGCAATGCCGGATACTTTCATGCTGAGTGCTGCAGCCAGTGCTGCCGGTTCGACGCCGAGCTGCAGGGCGCGGCGCATGCTGGCCAGCGCGCGATGCGTTTGGCCGGCGCAGGCAAGGTCGGCGACATCAAAACCATTAACTTCGGCCACACCGGCGTAGTATTCGCGGACTTTGGCGGCGGTGACTTCCCCATCGGTGTCCGCAATGAGTTGACTGATGGCGCTGGCGAGTTCGCGGAGGTCTGATCCCACGCCTTCTAGTAGTGCATGCACCACGTCTGGGGTGGGCCGGATGCCATAGCGGCGGAACTCTTGAGTGACCCAGTTGGGGCGTTCATTGTTGCGGAGGGCTTTGACTTCGTGGACGTGGGCGAGTTTTTTCAGTTTAGGTACTTGCGCTTTTTGGCGTCCACCGCCGGAATGCACGATGATCAGGGAAATCCCAGGTCCGGGATCTTTGGCGAGCCTGACTATCAGCTCAGCGGGTTCTTTACCTGCTTCGTCCATTTTGTTGATGATCACGATGCGATCTTCCCCAAACAGGGAGGGGCTGCACAGGTCGAGTAGTTCGGCCTCGGAGACATCGCCTGCGCGAATGCTGGAGATTTCTATGGCGTCGCCGTTCTCGCTTTCGGCACGGATGGCGGCGACGATTTCTTCACGGGCGCGTTCTGCTAGGAAGTCTTCGTCGCCGACGATCAGGTGCACATTATTCATGGGATCTACCTTACTCGCCAGATTCTGGCTCACCGTTGTTGTCGCGTGCGTGGGGTTCTGACAATGCGTAGTGTGTTTAGAATCTGCCGCTGTCTGCATGCCATGTTCCGTCGCTGTAAAGGCGTACGGGGCCGTCGCGGTTGGGATAAAGAACTGGGATTCCATTCGGTAGGGCTGAAGGATAGTTGCGTGGTTTTCCTTCTTCTTCAACCACCACCACGGCAGTTCCCGCAGGTAGGTGGTGTGGGTAGAGGCGAAGGAGTTCTTCCTCTGTGGCGATGCGAAAAATCTGTTTGTCTTGGTAGGAGATTTCATGGTTGTTCACCGCAAGGATGCTGGGAATGACCACGGCTGCTGTGGCTACTGCTAGGAGGATGCCAAGGCGTACACGGTGAATCAGATAGACCACCCATAGTGCGATCACCAGTGCCCACAGTGGGGCGCGAGAGGTTGGCACTGTAATCACTGCCCCGGGTAGTGCTGCACCGGAGTGCGCAATGAGGCTAATCCATTGCGCTAGTGGGGAGATGATGCTCAGCATCACCCCACCTATCCCAGATAGCAGTGCCGCTAGTGGTTCGGTGAGGATATCGACAGGTAGTGCGCGCAATCCCGCCCCGATGCTTGCTGCGACCGCTGCGCCGAGGCCGAGCACCGTAATCGGTGCGACGACTGGGGCGCAGGCAATGTTTGCGGCTACGCCAATGAGTGAGATTTCGTGTTGCATGCCAGCTACAAGTGGCATGGTGGATAGTTGGGCGGCGAGTGCAAGCGCGAGGGCTTTAACGAAGATATCGGGGAGCTTGCTGCGCCCGATCATCACGCGCAGGGTGGGGTATATCACGATGATGCCTACTGTTGCGGCCACAGATAGACAAAACCCCATGTTGGTTGCGTAGTGGGTATCGTAGTGCAGCAATACGATCACGATGAGGCTGAGTACATGCAGCGGGGTTGTGCGGGAGTGGCTGAACATGGCAACAATGCCGACTATCCCCATGGCGGCCGCCCTGATTACTGAGGGGTCTGTGCCCACGATGAGTACATAGATACCGAGTGTGGCTGCGGCAGCGAGGTTGCGCCACACAGGTCCGAAGCGGGCGGTGAGCACAGCGGCGGTGGCGGTGACAATGGCAACGTTGGCCCCGCTTACCGCGCTGAGGTGGGCTAGGTTCGTGTCAATGAATGCTTGTTTAAATTCCGGTGTTTGTGCGCTTGTGTCGCCAAAAACCATGGCGGGGATGAGTGCAGTTGAGGTGCCGTGAATCCAGCGGGTGCATAGTTGGAGAAATTCGCCGCGCACGAAGTCAGCGAAGGTCATCAGCGCATGTGGTGCCGCATCGGTGCTGATATCGCTGGCGATAATAAGTGTGTTGCCCAGCCCGATGCGGTCACTGTCAACACTGTGCCCGCTCACGCGCACAGTTTCCCCGACTATGACCACGTAATGTTCACGTGACCATACTGGTAGCGGTGCGGGGTAGCCGGCAAGATGAAACTGTTGCAGCGTCCCATTCTCGCTTATCGACGCCGACCCGGCCGCCACCGCCTGAAACGTGGCAGGAATCTGGGTGTTTTCCACAATGATCCGCCGCATGGTGGCAACAAGGAAACTACTGGTGGCAAGGCTTGTGCTGATGATGGCTTGGCCGTGATCGAACGCATGCAGCCCCACTGCTGTAGCGCTGATCAGTACGAATCCTGCAAGGCCAACAGCCCACCAGGGTATGTCCCAGCTGCGCAGGACAATGACCACAAGTGCACTGCCCCAGACCGCGCACGCCGCAGGAACAAGCCGAAGTTGGGTCATAGTGTGACCTCAGGTTTGATCTGTGCGAATTTCGCCGGACCGATTCCTTTGACATCTTGCAGCTGCTCAATGGTGCTAAAACCACCAATGCTCTCCCTGTGCTGAATGATTGCTTGGGCGGTTTTCTCCCCCACCCCAGGAAGGGTTACCAATTCTGTTTCGGTAGCCTGATTCAGATTCACTTTTGCCATCCCCTCCACCCCAGCACCTGGTGATGCGGCTGGCCCCATCACCAAGGCTCCGCCTAGGCGGGCATCGAGTACAGCATTCGGTTGATCTGGCATGTGATGGTCGCGGTGCGGTACGACAATTTGGGTGCCGTCGACAAGTTTTTCGGCCAAATTCAACCCCCGAATATCCCCCTCGGGTTTCACACCGGCGGCTGTGAGCGCATCGGCGATACGTGCAGTGGTGGGTGGAAAACTATGCAGCCCGGGATTGTGCACCTCCCCTACGACCGACACCACCACCTGAACGTCGGCTACCGCACTGGTGGGCGATGCATGAGAAGCAGGCGCAGCCGGGCTCGGCGTTGTATTCCACACTGGTGCGCCCAGCTGTGGGCTCTGCTGATGCTGCGCCTGCGAGACCACCTGCCACAGGATAACAATGGTGACAACAATTCCTGTCACTGCGGCAATGAGCACAGCTACCCTTGGTGGAATAGAAAAGCGCAGTTCACCAGGTTCGGGGAATGCCACTGCTAGTTCTTCTTCCATAGCTGTCGGCCGCGTAAGCTCGTCAAGCCGAGACGCCAAGTGGGTGGCGATTTTTCTTCTACTTGCCCCTAGGGCGTGAAGGCGAAGGCTGCGGCGCAGGGTGCGAAAGGATAGCATGTTCATAGCACAACGCTAAAAACAGCGCATGGGGTGGTGGAAGTTTTTTACAAAAAAATGTCAGACTGTGGATAACTCCCTATTTTTCAGCCTCTGGCGACAAAAAAAGGGCACCTCCCTGTGAACAAAAGTGATCCTGTGTCTACTTCTGTGGATTTCTTTTGCCCCTAAGAGGGAGAAAAACTCTTTGGACAAACTAGTAAGTGTC contains these protein-coding regions:
- the lepA gene encoding translation elongation factor 4; translated protein: MAKNFAEKTFTDLSKIRNFCIIAHIDHGKSTLADRILQFSNVVDARDMRDQYLDNMDIERERGITIKAQNVRLPWVPRTGPHAGEEIVMQMIDTPGHVDFTYEVSRALEACEGAILLVDAAQGIEAQTLANLYLAMENDLEIIPVLNKIDLPAADPEKYSLEIANILGCEPEDVLRVSGKTGEGVELLLDKVAELIPAPTTDAPADAPARAMIFDSVYDTYRGVVTYIRMIDGKLTPRQKIKMMSTGAVHELLEIGIVSPTPKKCEGLGPGEVGYLITGVKDVRQSKVGDTVTWAQHGATDPLKGYAEPKPMVYSGLFPISQADFPDLREALEKLQLNDASLSWEPETSVALGFGFRCGFLGLLHMEITRDRLEREFGLDLISTAPSVSYRVVTEGGEEIHVHNPSDWPGGKLREVWEPVVKTTIIVPSDFVGTTMELCQSKRGIMGGMDYLSEDRVELRYTMPLGEIIFDFFDSLKSRTKGYASLNYEDAGEQEANLVKVDILLNGDPVDAFSAIVHRDSAQWYGNKMTKKLKELIPRQQFEVPIQAAIGSKVIARENIRAMRKDVTAKCYGGDISRKRKLLEKQKEGKKRMKALGSVSVPQEAFVAALSTDDDK
- a CDS encoding growth inhibitor PemK is translated as MNTSRTPRRGLFRRLRSALRRDEVRTLDDGLITLSARLGLHDADEVAQKKTLAADFQVIDTDSCPRSIFYAPNMDGQVDPGEVVFLFVPGETPADEPIERAIVVVARSGDQVAGLLTSPNPEHASKETWIDIGAGPWDPAGRQSWACLDKVIRVPELAIRRQGAVIPQRRFSRIANKLRSEYGWA
- the rpsT gene encoding 30S ribosomal protein S20, whose amino-acid sequence is MANIKSQKKRILTNEKRRQRNQAVRSAVRTEIRKFRALVAAGDKAGAEVQLRAASRALDKSVTKGVFHRNNAANKKSRMAAALNKMA
- a CDS encoding LysE family translocator, which translates into the protein MPLAQLGTLIMLNLVGMMTPGPDIFLLTRIATRSRKHALASVCGISTGLLLWVSLTVFGAAALLTAYPALVGVIQLVGGLWLVWMGRGMIVSARAQFRDGFNPDLDLDVLLGTVGHCYRQGVATNLSNPKVVLYFAAIIAPLMPPNPSFGVAALVIAAIASTTLLGFGAIVLALSTSPVRRLFMKAGPFVDLGSGAFFVIAGSTLAVNGAASFF
- a CDS encoding ankyrin repeat domain-containing protein, which codes for MAEFSTPHTNEDLPEDLQAFVTELFTLARTGGDGAADRLAQYIQAGLSPNLTNHEGNTLLMLAAYNGHADVVTQLAELGADVNQLNDRGQSPLAGAIFKKEEAVIEALLAAGADPRAGHPTAIDCANMFGNAELAQRLSNA
- the holA gene encoding DNA polymerase III subunit delta, with the protein product MNNVHLIVGDEDFLAERAREEIVAAIRAESENGDAIEISSIRAGDVSEAELLDLCSPSLFGEDRIVIINKMDEAGKEPAELIVRLAKDPGPGISLIIVHSGGGRQKAQVPKLKKLAHVHEVKALRNNERPNWVTQEFRRYGIRPTPDVVHALLEGVGSDLRELASAISQLIADTDGEVTAAKVREYYAGVAEVNGFDVADLACAGQTHRALASMRRALQLGVEPAALAAALSMKVSGIARLYSTRGKPHISLAGKLGMAPFILEKTAHLARRWSGDAVSEAVIIVADLDAAVKGQGGDPAFALEDAVRRISQLAG
- a CDS encoding ComEC/Rec2 family competence protein; this encodes MTQLRLVPAACAVWGSALVVIVLRSWDIPWWAVGLAGFVLISATAVGLHAFDHGQAIISTSLATSSFLVATMRRIIVENTQIPATFQAVAAGSASISENGTLQQFHLAGYPAPLPVWSREHYVVIVGETVRVSGHSVDSDRIGLGNTLIIASDISTDAAPHALMTFADFVRGEFLQLCTRWIHGTSTALIPAMVFGDTSAQTPEFKQAFIDTNLAHLSAVSGANVAIVTATAAVLTARFGPVWRNLAAAATLGIYVLIVGTDPSVIRAAAMGIVGIVAMFSHSRTTPLHVLSLIVIVLLHYDTHYATNMGFCLSVAATVGIIVIYPTLRVMIGRSKLPDIFVKALALALAAQLSTMPLVAGMQHEISLIGVAANIACAPVVAPITVLGLGAAVAASIGAGLRALPVDILTEPLAALLSGIGGVMLSIISPLAQWISLIAHSGAALPGAVITVPTSRAPLWALVIALWVVYLIHRVRLGILLAVATAAVVIPSILAVNNHEISYQDKQIFRIATEEELLRLYPHHLPAGTAVVVVEEEGKPRNYPSALPNGIPVLYPNRDGPVRLYSDGTWHADSGRF
- a CDS encoding ComEA family DNA-binding protein, with the translated sequence MLSFRTLRRSLRLHALGASRRKIATHLASRLDELTRPTAMEEELAVAFPEPGELRFSIPPRVAVLIAAVTGIVVTIVILWQVVSQAQHQQSPQLGAPVWNTTPSPAAPASHASPTSAVADVQVVVSVVGEVHNPGLHSFPPTTARIADALTAAGVKPEGDIRGLNLAEKLVDGTQIVVPHRDHHMPDQPNAVLDARLGGALVMGPAASPGAGVEGMAKVNLNQATETELVTLPGVGEKTAQAIIQHRESIGGFSTIEQLQDVKGIGPAKFAQIKPEVTL